One part of the Marinobacter sp. MDS2 genome encodes these proteins:
- a CDS encoding site-specific integrase: MIIKNLNEVQSLYETEVAPGVRFGEPTWRINIGHSEHVTFNFSSVLDAQHARSCDYPDLIDFIKILTAYTFPSSPTNEMRSWRSSLGMFATIRRFAQDFLFEKFFVAKNTISLIDPSQIRQFLNRSAQLYEHSTKHQAIILCVPRLLRIWCFASELDAMPDWCRANFVLSEVVSKDVEAAQRALWERQEDGEGGWMPLTAHQIKMSYDAAHDYLYIFSDAICEASRLILTRPRFEGGQLMPVRKDGKTKKLFKQLEEFEAPFFPNTDNRIFEFIPKTKSVKSKGYTSGYQDRTTIDIDSVRPEVINLKRACIFVIGLLTGMRRAEIAHLKTGALFVRDGVYYLTITRFKTASDPKKGKRDTIPVPPIVVKAVEVLEKLFAHQRQAIGSDFLLLSDIVTSKQFEKIKISTIGKDVHAFILESSGEPGHAHQLRKSIAWLLISKGEENLDLIRQLFGHKSYGMTLRYVMRNELLSGSVMELLEENYTEDLQKALTKIANGEAVGELADALRRRSAQLYPGQILVSEVEAFVRANLEAGVPLFISRIPIGGFCISQSDLKEKKPPCIEGTDDEKPNPEFCDYINCPHVLHTDESTKNVERQIVYYETKRSYLPEDGDDRIEHYYESRIEENKLLLDRLRKDKQRIIAREAANAD; the protein is encoded by the coding sequence ATGATCATCAAGAATCTCAATGAGGTACAGTCTCTCTATGAAACTGAAGTCGCACCTGGCGTGCGTTTTGGTGAACCCACTTGGCGCATCAATATTGGTCATTCAGAGCACGTTACTTTCAATTTTAGCTCTGTGCTGGACGCTCAGCATGCGCGTAGTTGTGACTATCCTGATCTTATCGATTTTATAAAAATTCTTACGGCTTATACTTTCCCTTCATCCCCGACGAATGAGATGCGGAGTTGGCGTTCATCGTTAGGAATGTTCGCTACGATCCGTCGTTTCGCACAAGATTTTCTGTTCGAAAAATTCTTCGTCGCAAAAAATACCATCAGCCTTATTGATCCCAGTCAGATACGTCAGTTTTTGAATCGGTCTGCTCAGCTCTATGAGCATTCGACGAAGCACCAAGCAATCATACTGTGTGTTCCAAGACTTCTTCGTATCTGGTGTTTCGCGTCTGAACTTGATGCTATGCCCGACTGGTGTCGTGCAAATTTCGTTCTATCCGAGGTTGTGTCCAAAGACGTGGAGGCGGCACAGAGAGCCTTGTGGGAGCGTCAGGAGGATGGTGAAGGCGGTTGGATGCCCCTTACAGCCCATCAGATAAAAATGTCTTACGACGCAGCCCATGACTATCTGTATATTTTTTCTGATGCCATATGTGAAGCGTCTCGATTGATCCTGACCCGACCGCGTTTTGAAGGTGGCCAGCTCATGCCAGTCAGAAAAGATGGCAAAACCAAAAAGCTGTTTAAACAACTTGAGGAATTTGAGGCACCGTTCTTCCCAAATACAGATAACCGTATCTTCGAGTTTATACCGAAGACAAAGTCCGTGAAGTCAAAAGGGTATACGTCCGGTTACCAAGACCGAACCACAATTGATATCGACTCGGTCCGTCCGGAAGTGATCAATCTCAAAAGGGCGTGCATCTTTGTCATTGGGTTGCTCACCGGAATGCGCCGAGCCGAAATAGCTCACTTGAAAACGGGTGCTTTATTCGTTCGTGATGGTGTCTATTACCTTACGATCACTCGTTTCAAGACCGCGTCTGACCCGAAAAAGGGTAAGCGAGACACTATTCCTGTTCCTCCGATTGTTGTCAAAGCAGTTGAGGTACTCGAAAAGCTCTTCGCTCATCAACGTCAAGCAATTGGATCTGATTTCCTACTTTTGTCCGACATCGTTACAAGTAAGCAGTTCGAGAAAATAAAGATATCAACGATCGGCAAAGACGTTCACGCATTTATACTTGAGTCATCGGGCGAGCCGGGACACGCACATCAACTGCGGAAGTCCATCGCTTGGCTGCTGATCTCGAAAGGCGAAGAAAACCTGGATTTAATACGCCAGTTGTTTGGGCATAAAAGCTACGGCATGACGCTGCGTTACGTTATGCGAAATGAACTTCTGAGTGGTTCAGTTATGGAGCTACTAGAAGAGAACTACACCGAAGACCTACAGAAAGCACTGACAAAAATTGCCAACGGAGAAGCTGTTGGTGAACTGGCTGACGCGCTTCGTAGGCGTTCTGCACAGCTATATCCGGGACAGATTCTTGTTTCAGAAGTCGAAGCTTTTGTGCGTGCAAACTTGGAAGCTGGTGTTCCGCTTTTTATCAGCCGAATCCCAATCGGAGGTTTTTGTATCAGTCAGTCAGATTTGAAGGAAAAAAAACCACCTTGCATTGAAGGCACGGACGATGAAAAGCCGAACCCGGAATTTTGCGACTATATAAATTGCCCACATGTGCTTCATACCGATGAGTCAACGAAGAATGTAGAGCGCCAGATCGTTTATTATGAAACGAAGAGATCTTATCTTCCGGAAGACGGCGATGATCGGATAGAACACTATTACGAGTCCAGGATTGAAGAGAATAAATTGCTTCTGGATCGTTTGAGGAAAGATAAACAACGCATTATCGCAAGGGAGGCGGCGAATGCGGATTGA
- a CDS encoding NfeD family protein encodes MEWSLTHLWLILALVLCLAELTSGVLLLLALGIAAALTALVSFLGAPFEWQLVTMGVMSGILVPVAIRWIRPRFSPKGVAYGTTGTGVEHGKTYQTLLRDFDGATGIKINGDFYRLKFADGNSPDLPEGTVVVFDKFDGTTAIVHLAQPKQEG; translated from the coding sequence ATGGAATGGAGTCTCACCCACTTATGGCTGATTCTGGCTTTGGTTCTCTGCCTTGCCGAGCTCACCTCCGGCGTGCTGCTGCTGTTGGCTCTGGGCATTGCGGCCGCGCTGACGGCACTGGTGTCTTTTCTGGGCGCACCGTTTGAGTGGCAACTGGTCACCATGGGTGTCATGTCCGGCATTCTGGTGCCTGTGGCGATCCGCTGGATACGCCCTCGCTTCTCGCCCAAAGGCGTGGCCTACGGCACCACCGGAACCGGTGTAGAACACGGCAAAACCTATCAAACGCTGCTGCGCGATTTCGATGGCGCCACCGGTATCAAGATCAACGGCGACTTCTACCGTCTGAAGTTCGCGGATGGAAACAGCCCCGACTTGCCGGAAGGCACTGTAGTAGTTTTCGACAAATTTGATGGCACCACCGCCATCGTGCACCTGGCTCAACCCAAACAGGAAGGTTAA
- a CDS encoding TetR/AcrR family transcriptional regulator, producing MRIDQKAFDKAVRELEKKGEITVSDLAAKLGVSRGWLYDNFPTVRELNQRLTDDEVIEVIETLRAEKPSEQITIGEISARLGIVRQTFSRRFSHLKKYLSPDAEVFSPSSAEERLLVQVKGLEEKVKALQEEHAAALSRKEDEIFSLFMRRDAEDFETMSMQSTIKKFQNQVEEHAEDAKKKTREVIDLRLQLAKVKSQQPQGGCEIISHLKPDYSAISEIEKPSLKDINKFFKAAEKENFEQAEEIIADLRPDYVVLFQPFFSCDYTSIPALPKRGKVVLVESNVPLADERQQFLSNIRSEKIIGVCAQTSLAKTKLFVRGLKVPFGDEFVSRLHANSLVPVLKDGFSAVIVFDPGVL from the coding sequence ATGCGGATTGATCAAAAAGCCTTTGATAAAGCTGTCAGAGAGCTTGAGAAGAAAGGGGAGATAACAGTTTCTGACTTAGCGGCCAAACTTGGTGTCTCGCGTGGTTGGCTATATGACAATTTCCCCACCGTACGTGAATTGAATCAGCGCTTGACAGACGATGAAGTGATCGAAGTAATTGAGACTCTGCGCGCAGAGAAGCCTTCTGAGCAAATTACAATTGGAGAAATCTCAGCGCGGCTCGGAATCGTTCGTCAGACGTTTAGTCGACGATTTTCTCATCTTAAAAAGTACCTATCGCCAGATGCTGAAGTATTTTCTCCCTCCTCAGCGGAAGAGAGGTTGCTGGTTCAAGTTAAAGGGCTTGAAGAGAAAGTGAAGGCGTTGCAAGAAGAACATGCAGCTGCGTTGTCTAGAAAAGAGGATGAAATATTTTCCCTCTTTATGCGTCGAGATGCTGAAGATTTCGAGACGATGTCGATGCAATCAACAATCAAAAAGTTTCAAAATCAAGTCGAAGAACATGCTGAAGATGCGAAGAAAAAAACTAGAGAAGTCATAGATCTTCGATTGCAATTAGCAAAAGTTAAGAGTCAACAGCCGCAAGGCGGTTGTGAAATAATTAGTCACCTTAAACCGGATTACTCCGCCATTTCAGAAATAGAGAAGCCGTCACTCAAAGATATAAATAAATTTTTCAAAGCTGCTGAGAAAGAAAATTTTGAGCAAGCAGAAGAGATAATTGCTGATCTACGGCCTGACTATGTAGTTCTTTTTCAGCCGTTTTTTTCGTGTGACTATACTTCTATACCTGCACTTCCGAAAAGAGGAAAAGTAGTTCTCGTCGAGTCCAATGTGCCGCTTGCGGACGAACGACAACAGTTCTTATCAAATATTCGCTCAGAAAAAATCATTGGAGTATGTGCACAAACATCTTTAGCCAAGACAAAACTATTTGTTCGCGGTCTTAAAGTCCCGTTCGGCGACGAATTCGTTTCACGGTTGCATGCGAATTCCTTGGTGCCAGTTTTGAAAGATGGTTTTAGTGCAGTAATTGTGTTTGATCCTGGGGTGCTTTAG
- a CDS encoding helix-turn-helix domain-containing protein, producing the protein MDTVRLEFGKNLRKIRKLRGFSQEQLAYTAGIDRSYIGKVERGQVNLTIEKLYILAGTLDCSPKDLVPDLSRMGTDGSKPRT; encoded by the coding sequence ATGGATACAGTTCGACTAGAGTTTGGTAAAAACCTCAGGAAAATCAGAAAGCTCAGAGGGTTTTCGCAGGAGCAACTCGCTTACACCGCTGGTATTGACCGAAGTTACATTGGGAAGGTCGAACGCGGACAGGTCAATCTCACCATCGAAAAGCTGTATATTTTGGCTGGCACTCTTGACTGCTCACCGAAAGATTTGGTTCCGGACTTGAGCAGGATGGGAACTGATGGCTCAAAACCAAGAACCTAG
- a CDS encoding SPFH domain-containing protein: MEAFITPGLVISLIIVAVGIFIIAKGLVIIRQSEVMVIERLGSFNRVLESGINIIIPFIEKPRPISMIRYMRMGEEYHPVTSDEIRIDRRETVMDFPGQPVVTTDNVTVKINGALYYQIIDPRRAVYEVANMSQAVEVLAKTTLRSVVGKMELDKLFESRSEVNSAIQAEMEEAASKWGVKLTRVEVQDISMPEEVEEAMRLQMAAERKRRATVTEAEGEKAAAIAMAQGQRESAILNAQGDKESAILRAQGEQESIRLVLNAIGENEENKRTVVGYLLGQSYIKALPTMAQDGERVFVPYESTALLGSMGMFRELAGSPEDAVRDSLRSGMVASAGTN; the protein is encoded by the coding sequence ATGGAAGCATTCATCACTCCGGGGCTGGTTATCAGCTTAATTATTGTCGCTGTTGGCATTTTTATTATAGCCAAGGGTCTGGTGATCATTCGCCAATCCGAAGTCATGGTGATCGAGCGGCTGGGCTCGTTTAACCGCGTGCTCGAGAGCGGCATCAACATCATCATCCCGTTTATCGAAAAGCCCCGCCCGATCAGCATGATTCGTTACATGCGCATGGGCGAGGAATACCATCCGGTGACCAGCGATGAAATTCGCATCGACCGCCGCGAAACCGTAATGGATTTCCCCGGCCAGCCGGTGGTCACCACCGACAACGTGACCGTGAAAATCAACGGCGCGCTCTACTACCAGATCATCGATCCTCGCCGCGCCGTATACGAGGTCGCCAACATGAGCCAGGCGGTGGAAGTGCTGGCCAAAACCACGCTGCGTTCCGTGGTCGGCAAAATGGAGCTGGATAAGCTGTTTGAGTCCCGCAGCGAAGTGAACAGCGCCATTCAGGCGGAAATGGAAGAAGCTGCATCGAAGTGGGGCGTGAAACTCACGCGTGTGGAAGTGCAAGACATCAGCATGCCGGAAGAAGTAGAAGAGGCCATGCGTCTGCAGATGGCCGCTGAACGCAAGCGTCGGGCCACAGTGACGGAAGCCGAGGGCGAAAAAGCCGCAGCCATTGCCATGGCTCAGGGCCAGCGTGAATCCGCGATCCTGAACGCCCAAGGTGACAAGGAATCCGCCATCCTGCGCGCACAAGGTGAGCAGGAATCCATCCGTTTGGTGCTGAATGCCATCGGCGAGAACGAGGAAAACAAACGCACGGTAGTGGGCTACCTGCTCGGCCAAAGCTACATCAAAGCCTTGCCAACCATGGCCCAAGACGGCGAGCGCGTATTCGTGCCTTATGAATCGACCGCACTGTTGGGCTCTATGGGCATGTTCCGCGAGTTGGCCGGCAGCCCCGAAGATGCCGTGCGTGATAGCTTGCGCAGCGGCATGGTTGCCTCAGCCGGCACCAACTGA
- a CDS encoding VPA1267 family protein has product MSEKKKNGQQIAKETVARFDAWVNRMSNEDFLAIEYRGKIKRTEIMRNCDCGRPALTQNTKLEARIEKVEERLRREGVYPPKLPRKSESHKEKSSEFGRDAYKEMDQKDHLSQLEHENLSLKAKVEFLERELSRYEELSDSLYELGNLTR; this is encoded by the coding sequence GTGTCGGAAAAGAAGAAAAATGGCCAGCAAATAGCGAAAGAGACGGTCGCCAGGTTTGATGCTTGGGTAAATCGAATGTCTAACGAAGACTTTTTGGCAATCGAATATCGGGGGAAAATAAAGCGCACAGAAATCATGAGAAACTGTGATTGTGGCCGCCCTGCCCTCACTCAAAACACGAAACTTGAAGCAAGAATTGAAAAAGTAGAAGAGCGTCTTAGGCGAGAGGGGGTCTATCCTCCGAAGCTACCAAGAAAATCTGAGAGTCACAAAGAAAAAAGCTCTGAATTCGGTCGGGATGCTTATAAAGAGATGGATCAAAAAGATCACTTGTCACAGTTGGAGCATGAAAATCTAAGTTTGAAAGCCAAAGTAGAATTTTTGGAAAGAGAGCTTTCTCGATATGAGGAATTGTCAGACTCGCTCTACGAGCTTGGAAATCTGACACGATGA
- the yfbR gene encoding 5'-deoxynucleotidase, which translates to MRTFLTNVPVFRLKAFESRSEAYCGGGSTDCYSVTHSGSIRYKGDMPTPVKYHSKVMREVFGDIEHKAEAELLALLPGELQDAFAPYLRESQWTEEEQELIKSADRLSALLKCRAEIQTGNKEFEPAAEQILRRLQEDASPEVKYFLEVFAPSYERPLDHLLG; encoded by the coding sequence ATGCGAACATTTCTGACAAATGTTCCAGTGTTTCGGTTAAAAGCATTCGAATCTCGGTCGGAGGCCTACTGTGGGGGGGGTTCGACAGATTGTTACTCAGTCACTCACTCAGGCAGTATTAGATATAAGGGCGATATGCCGACCCCGGTGAAGTACCACTCGAAAGTGATGCGGGAGGTGTTCGGCGACATTGAACACAAAGCCGAAGCCGAGTTATTGGCGTTGTTGCCCGGTGAGTTGCAGGATGCCTTTGCGCCCTACCTGCGCGAGTCCCAGTGGACTGAAGAAGAGCAAGAGTTGATCAAATCCGCCGACCGGTTGTCGGCGCTGTTGAAGTGTCGGGCTGAAATCCAGACCGGTAACAAAGAGTTCGAGCCGGCAGCCGAGCAGATACTCCGCCGCCTGCAAGAAGACGCGTCACCCGAGGTGAAGTACTTCCTTGAGGTATTCGCGCCCAGTTACGAGCGCCCGCTGGACCACCTGTTGGGTTAG
- a CDS encoding AAA family ATPase has protein sequence MITPLEVTVRITSVGFQTRYKSSMIGVEVDDDGLRKGAKKHFLISVNRKLLPCEPAQGQVWKVRGRSSSRKVNKHGREIFESRVSADSMEFVLPYGGEAFIRFVADQREFSGIGERKARKLWNEFGPKIFGDIKDGKRERFRGILSEASITALFKGFERFKALEYSEFFARHGIPQGVMQRIFRKHGGSIKQRIEEDPFRLLSFGLTWSAVDNIARKSFGVSEDSSIRLSAAIEASLLEESGRTGNTVISLGGLRKVLKKKLKTNSLVTQALGQTHFTGSFAVSDKGYHPAGSLIMESVIAKRLTKRLYDTPAEPGENLIATEAFESACEEMGMGVDSGRSATEQQVNAVISSDLYYVMAISGGAGTGKTTTLGLITRTLGASGVEVHCIALSGRAAKRMGEVAGIKAKTIAKFLRSPPLRPEKRSILVIDEASMLDTPTMYKIVTHVSSDVRLLFVGDVDQLPPIGPGHVLRDIIDSGVIETIQLDVVKRQKGDSAIPSYSRSIRDGVVPQDLSIGQVFFHPVDDADLNSTCIELMRADPESSMIVGATYASVHGGIDGLNLLAQETLNPGAKKWEFEVDGVRKHLKIYANDPVIFTRNDNDSDVQNGTLGRLVSIEQQPGSYGVVQIDGGERLSVTQALLECVEPAYAISVHKAQGSQFKRVIVPLSPSKLVDRNWLYTAVTRSEQELHIVGAESRFSRAVEFDSASSKRQTYLRELLIKEGKLDLAGVS, from the coding sequence ATGATTACGCCGCTCGAAGTTACAGTAAGAATCACGTCGGTCGGATTTCAGACTCGATATAAGTCATCAATGATTGGAGTAGAGGTTGATGACGACGGCTTGAGAAAAGGTGCTAAAAAGCACTTTCTTATTTCAGTTAATCGAAAGCTGCTTCCGTGCGAGCCAGCACAGGGGCAAGTTTGGAAAGTTCGGGGCCGTTCCAGTTCGAGAAAAGTCAACAAGCATGGTCGGGAAATTTTTGAGTCCAGGGTCTCTGCTGATTCAATGGAATTTGTCCTTCCATATGGAGGTGAAGCGTTTATTCGGTTTGTCGCAGACCAACGTGAATTTTCCGGGATTGGCGAAAGAAAAGCTCGAAAACTCTGGAACGAGTTTGGGCCGAAAATTTTCGGTGACATAAAAGACGGCAAACGGGAACGATTCAGAGGAATCCTCAGTGAAGCCTCAATTACCGCGCTTTTCAAAGGATTTGAGAGGTTTAAAGCGCTTGAGTACTCCGAATTTTTTGCAAGGCATGGTATTCCGCAAGGCGTCATGCAACGAATTTTCAGAAAACATGGGGGCAGTATTAAACAGCGAATCGAAGAGGATCCGTTTCGACTGCTGTCCTTCGGTCTGACGTGGTCTGCTGTAGACAATATTGCAAGGAAGAGTTTTGGCGTATCTGAGGACTCTAGTATCCGCTTGTCCGCCGCAATTGAAGCGTCTTTGTTAGAGGAGTCAGGGCGAACAGGTAACACAGTCATTTCACTTGGCGGTTTGCGGAAAGTCTTGAAGAAAAAGCTCAAAACGAACTCGCTGGTGACTCAAGCATTAGGCCAGACTCACTTCACGGGCTCCTTTGCGGTTTCTGACAAAGGTTATCATCCGGCTGGCAGCTTGATCATGGAAAGTGTCATTGCCAAAAGGCTCACCAAGAGGCTTTATGATACGCCAGCAGAGCCAGGTGAAAACCTTATTGCGACTGAGGCCTTCGAGAGTGCGTGCGAAGAGATGGGGATGGGAGTTGATTCAGGGAGAAGCGCCACGGAGCAGCAAGTTAACGCAGTAATTAGTTCTGATCTGTATTACGTGATGGCCATCTCGGGTGGGGCTGGTACTGGTAAAACAACAACGCTGGGACTGATCACAAGAACACTGGGTGCATCAGGTGTTGAAGTGCACTGCATTGCGCTCTCTGGCCGAGCTGCAAAGCGCATGGGTGAAGTCGCGGGTATCAAAGCAAAGACAATAGCTAAGTTTTTGAGATCGCCGCCGTTGCGACCGGAGAAGCGCTCCATCTTGGTCATCGATGAGGCGAGCATGCTCGATACGCCGACGATGTATAAGATCGTGACTCATGTCTCGTCAGATGTACGTCTTCTCTTTGTTGGCGACGTCGACCAACTGCCACCCATCGGCCCGGGTCATGTGTTGCGCGATATAATAGACAGTGGTGTCATCGAAACCATCCAGTTGGATGTCGTAAAGCGACAGAAGGGTGATTCCGCTATACCGAGTTACAGTCGTTCGATCCGCGATGGTGTTGTTCCCCAGGATCTTTCAATCGGTCAAGTTTTTTTCCACCCAGTTGATGATGCGGATCTCAACTCGACGTGCATCGAGTTGATGAGAGCAGACCCGGAATCAAGCATGATTGTTGGCGCGACATACGCCTCTGTCCATGGTGGTATTGATGGGCTGAATCTTCTCGCCCAAGAGACTTTAAATCCTGGTGCAAAAAAATGGGAGTTTGAAGTAGATGGAGTGCGTAAGCATCTGAAAATCTATGCTAATGATCCGGTGATTTTCACACGTAATGACAACGACTCGGACGTGCAGAATGGAACCCTCGGTCGACTTGTGTCTATCGAGCAGCAACCTGGAAGCTATGGTGTCGTTCAAATTGATGGGGGGGAGAGGTTATCAGTCACGCAGGCTCTCTTGGAGTGTGTTGAGCCTGCGTACGCAATCTCCGTGCACAAGGCCCAAGGTTCGCAGTTTAAGCGCGTTATTGTGCCGTTGTCTCCATCGAAGCTTGTTGACCGGAACTGGCTGTATACAGCAGTTACGAGGTCCGAGCAGGAATTGCACATCGTCGGGGCAGAGTCGCGATTTAGTCGAGCTGTAGAGTTTGACAGTGCCTCAAGCAAACGCCAGACCTATCTTAGAGAGCTTCTGATTAAAGAGGGAAAGCTAGATTTGGCCGGGGTGTCCTGA
- a CDS encoding MBOAT family protein encodes MLFNSFIFIFLFLPVTLLGFHFIGSRGRHRVALAWLVGASLFFYGWWNPAYLGLILGSMLFNYGVGIALNSRPKKVTLTLGIAVNLGLLAYFKYANFFVDNLNNLVGTDFVLESIILPLAISFFTFQQIAYLVDAYRGETQEYRFLHYALFVTFFPQLIAGPIVHHKQMLPQFSHDSLYRLRASHLAVGITIFTLGLFKKVVLADGVAIYATPVFSAAERGVELTIFEAWGGSLAYTLQLYFDFSGYSDMAIGLARMFGVRLPLNFNSPYKSTNIIDFWRRWHITLSTFLRDYLYIPLGGNRKGESRRLTNLMITMLLGGLWHGAGWTFLLWGGLHGVYLIANHLFRKAFPARRYSPLTHVLAWALTMLAVVVAWVPFRAESIGSAGRILKSMFGLNGIALPDTLLSRITAIAPGIAEKGIISAGMWRNNVFGSPIAGITWIAILSFIALALPNVPQFMNRTRPVVSSDLKSLTPTGFAWRQSRAMAILLAVIFVWSIGQLSSVSPFLYFNF; translated from the coding sequence ATGCTCTTCAATAGTTTTATCTTCATCTTTTTATTTCTTCCGGTAACACTACTGGGGTTTCATTTTATAGGATCGCGTGGCAGGCACCGCGTCGCGCTCGCGTGGCTTGTAGGTGCATCACTGTTCTTCTATGGCTGGTGGAACCCCGCCTACCTTGGGTTAATTTTGGGCTCGATGCTGTTCAACTATGGAGTCGGAATCGCGCTTAACTCTCGACCTAAAAAGGTTACGCTTACTCTGGGAATTGCAGTCAACCTTGGGCTGCTAGCCTACTTTAAGTACGCCAACTTTTTTGTAGATAATCTCAACAATCTTGTTGGAACGGACTTTGTTCTGGAATCAATTATTCTGCCACTCGCTATATCGTTTTTTACCTTCCAACAGATTGCCTACCTTGTAGATGCGTACCGCGGTGAGACCCAAGAATATCGATTTCTTCACTATGCCCTCTTTGTCACCTTTTTCCCTCAGTTGATTGCTGGCCCCATCGTTCATCACAAACAGATGCTTCCGCAGTTCTCCCATGATTCTTTATACCGGCTCCGGGCTAGCCATTTGGCTGTGGGCATCACGATTTTCACACTCGGCTTATTCAAAAAGGTGGTCCTTGCTGATGGCGTAGCTATCTATGCTACGCCAGTCTTTAGTGCAGCAGAAAGAGGGGTTGAGCTTACTATCTTCGAAGCTTGGGGAGGCTCTCTCGCCTATACGCTTCAGCTTTATTTTGACTTCTCAGGCTATTCGGACATGGCAATCGGACTGGCGCGGATGTTCGGCGTCAGGCTCCCTCTAAATTTTAATTCACCATACAAGTCCACGAATATTATTGATTTCTGGCGGCGTTGGCACATCACCTTGTCGACGTTTTTGCGTGATTACCTGTATATACCTCTCGGTGGAAATCGGAAAGGGGAGTCTCGCCGTCTAACTAACCTTATGATTACTATGCTGTTAGGAGGGCTTTGGCACGGCGCAGGATGGACATTTCTTTTATGGGGTGGTTTGCATGGGGTTTATTTGATTGCTAACCACCTTTTCAGGAAGGCTTTTCCGGCTCGGAGGTATTCACCATTAACACACGTGCTAGCATGGGCTCTTACGATGCTTGCAGTAGTCGTTGCTTGGGTACCATTCCGTGCTGAAAGCATTGGGAGCGCAGGCCGAATACTCAAATCTATGTTTGGGTTAAATGGCATCGCTTTGCCTGATACCCTACTTTCTCGAATAACGGCCATTGCGCCTGGCATTGCAGAAAAAGGCATAATTTCTGCTGGAATGTGGAGGAATAATGTTTTTGGATCGCCTATTGCTGGAATAACGTGGATCGCTATCTTGTCCTTCATCGCGCTTGCTTTGCCCAATGTTCCGCAGTTTATGAATCGGACTCGGCCAGTTGTTAGCTCCGATCTGAAAAGTCTCACACCGACGGGTTTCGCATGGCGACAATCACGTGCAATGGCAATATTGTTGGCAGTTATCTTTGTCTGGTCGATTGGCCAGCTCTCGTCAGTCAGCCCTTTCCTCTACTTTAATTTCTAA
- a CDS encoding ATP-binding domain-containing protein, which yields MQGEDFEEAFHRQGIKMGAYWIKVGDPVIVTQNSYEHDLYNGNTGIMEDLVEEEGQLVAKFSFAERLYEFNCSDLWTLGIQLAYAITVHKSQGSEYNETIICSIVQSKFIERSMIYTALTKSKKLCLIVGDQDIARAAVAKPNRSETLCVGFNL from the coding sequence ATGCAGGGAGAAGATTTCGAAGAAGCTTTTCATCGGCAGGGCATAAAAATGGGCGCTTACTGGATAAAGGTTGGAGATCCGGTAATCGTTACTCAGAACAGCTATGAGCATGATTTATACAACGGGAACACTGGCATCATGGAAGATTTGGTAGAAGAGGAGGGCCAGCTAGTAGCAAAATTTTCTTTTGCTGAAAGGCTTTACGAATTCAACTGCTCCGATCTTTGGACACTAGGAATTCAGCTAGCTTATGCCATCACTGTCCATAAATCGCAGGGTAGCGAATACAATGAGACTATCATCTGCTCTATTGTGCAAAGTAAATTCATTGAACGGAGTATGATTTATACAGCTCTCACCAAGTCTAAGAAGCTGTGTTTAATAGTCGGGGATCAAGATATAGCTAGAGCGGCTGTCGCCAAACCCAACCGAAGTGAAACTCTCTGTGTCGGCTTCAATCTGTGA